The Noviherbaspirillum saxi genome includes a window with the following:
- the lptM gene encoding LPS translocon maturation chaperone LptM has translation MKSAQHYFVATAVTCMLAGCGQKGPLYLPAKPAPVAAPVQQTPPAPPSTSQ, from the coding sequence GTGAAGTCCGCCCAACATTATTTCGTCGCCACTGCCGTGACTTGCATGCTGGCCGGATGCGGCCAAAAAGGCCCGTTGTATCTTCCGGCCAAACCGGCGCCGGTCGCGGCACCGGTCCAGCAAACGCCGCCCGCACCGCCATCCACCTCCCAATAA
- the lysA gene encoding diaminopimelate decarboxylase: protein MSHFSYQNGVLHVENTSLTDIAKEFGSPTYVYSKAALTENFSAYANACKANGRDATTALVCYSVKSNSNLAVLNLLCRLGSGFDIVSGGELLRVIAAGGDPRKVIFSGVGKTHEEMRLALSHDILCFNVESTAELERLNQVAGDMGKQAPISLRVNPNVDAKTHPYISTGLKENKFGIAYDEALAAYRKAASLPHLRVVGIDCHIGSQLLDDAPLLEAFDRLTELVDRLAQEGIELHHVDIGGGIGINYNGDQPVAVGDYLARLFAKVDQWRLDQYKGAPIQLLFEPGRSIVGNAGVLVTEVEYLKHGDAKNFAIVNAAMNDLMRPAMYEAWHGVQAVQQRATAAQTYDVVGPVCESGDWLARDRALAIEQGDLLAIMSAGAYGMTMSSNYNTRGRAAEVMVDGDKVHLIRKREAASDLFALESTLP, encoded by the coding sequence ATGTCGCATTTTTCTTATCAAAATGGCGTACTGCACGTCGAAAATACCTCTTTGACCGATATCGCCAAAGAGTTTGGCAGTCCGACCTATGTGTATTCCAAGGCAGCGCTGACCGAAAATTTTTCCGCTTATGCGAATGCCTGCAAGGCGAATGGTCGCGATGCAACGACGGCGCTGGTGTGCTATTCCGTCAAATCGAATTCCAATTTGGCAGTGCTTAACCTGTTGTGCCGCCTCGGTTCCGGGTTTGACATTGTATCGGGCGGCGAATTGCTGCGCGTGATCGCGGCCGGGGGCGACCCGCGCAAAGTGATTTTTTCCGGTGTCGGCAAAACGCATGAAGAAATGCGGCTTGCACTCTCGCACGACATCCTGTGCTTCAACGTCGAATCGACGGCAGAGCTGGAACGCCTGAACCAGGTAGCCGGCGACATGGGCAAGCAAGCGCCGATCTCGCTGCGCGTGAATCCTAACGTCGATGCAAAGACCCATCCTTACATTTCCACCGGACTCAAGGAAAACAAGTTCGGCATCGCTTACGACGAGGCATTGGCCGCCTATCGCAAGGCCGCCAGCCTGCCGCATCTCCGCGTTGTCGGTATCGACTGCCACATCGGCTCGCAACTGCTGGACGATGCGCCGCTGCTGGAAGCATTCGACCGCCTGACCGAACTGGTCGACCGCCTCGCGCAGGAAGGCATCGAATTGCACCACGTCGACATCGGCGGCGGCATCGGCATCAACTACAACGGCGATCAGCCGGTTGCGGTCGGCGACTATCTGGCACGCCTGTTTGCCAAGGTCGATCAATGGCGCTTGGATCAATACAAGGGCGCACCGATCCAACTACTGTTCGAACCGGGCCGCTCCATTGTTGGCAATGCCGGTGTCTTGGTGACCGAAGTCGAATATCTCAAACACGGGGACGCCAAGAATTTCGCCATCGTGAATGCCGCGATGAACGATTTGATGCGCCCGGCAATGTATGAGGCATGGCATGGCGTGCAAGCGGTGCAGCAACGTGCGACGGCCGCACAAACCTATGATGTGGTCGGCCCGGTCTGCGAATCCGGAGACTGGCTTGCGCGAGATCGGGCGCTGGCGATCGAGCAAGGCGACTTGCTGGCAATCATGTCTGCTGGCGCATACGGAATGACGATGTCATCCAATTACAATACCCGCGGCCGCGCGGCGGAAGTCATGGTCGATGGCGACAAGGTGCATCTGATCCGCAAGCGTGAAGCGGCAAGCGATCTGTTTGCCTTGGAGTCGACCCTGCCCTGA
- the msrQ gene encoding protein-methionine-sulfoxide reductase heme-binding subunit MsrQ — protein sequence MFNPNAKQINLFKLVLFIAALGPLARLVLFGFADKLGANPIEFITRNTGDWTLYFLCLTLSVTPLRRISGWNWLIKLRRMLGLFAFFYATLHFTTFLWFDHFFDIDEMLKDVVKRPFITVGFTAFVLLIPLAVTSTNAMVRRLGGKRWQLLHRLVYVIASLGILHFWWMKAGKNDFAEPILFGTIVAVLLLSRVYWSVLKPKMQKRQTSPAPT from the coding sequence ATGTTTAATCCCAATGCAAAACAGATCAACCTGTTCAAGCTTGTACTGTTCATTGCCGCACTTGGCCCGCTTGCCCGTCTGGTGTTGTTCGGATTTGCCGACAAACTGGGCGCCAATCCGATTGAATTCATCACGCGCAATACCGGTGACTGGACGCTGTATTTCTTGTGCCTGACCTTGTCGGTCACGCCGTTGCGACGGATTAGCGGATGGAATTGGCTGATCAAACTGAGGCGCATGCTCGGCCTATTCGCATTTTTTTACGCGACGCTGCATTTCACCACGTTCTTGTGGTTCGATCACTTCTTCGATATCGACGAAATGCTCAAGGATGTCGTCAAACGGCCATTTATCACTGTCGGTTTTACCGCTTTCGTGCTGCTCATTCCGCTTGCTGTCACCAGCACCAATGCCATGGTGCGCCGCCTTGGCGGCAAGCGCTGGCAATTGCTGCATCGGCTGGTCTATGTGATTGCATCGCTCGGCATCCTGCATTTCTGGTGGATGAAAGCGGGCAAGAACGATTTTGCCGAGCCTATCCTGTTCGGCACCATCGTGGCGGTCCTGTTGCTGTCGCGCGTGTACTGGAGCGTGCTCAAGCCAAAAATGCAAAAGCGCCAGACAAGTCCGGCGCCAACTTGA
- the msrP gene encoding protein-methionine-sulfoxide reductase catalytic subunit MsrP — protein MLIKRNPNGIDLPFGSEITPRAMFESRRHFIKQLAVGSIAGGALAEMAMREAFAQSGGTQKLAARPNPGFVVMDKPTAFKDATTYNNFYEFGTDKTDPAQNAGSLKPRPWTVAIEGEVKKPMTVDLDGLLKLAPLEERIYRLRCVEGWSMVIPWIGYSLSELIKKVEPTGNAKYVEFITLADKKQMPGLRSPVLEWPYVEGLRLDEANHPLTLLTLGMYGEVLPNQNGAPVRIVVPWKYGFKSAKSLVKIRFTKDQPRTAWNISAPQEYGFFSNVNPEVDHPRWSQATERRIGEDGFFSRKRKTLMFNGYSDVASLYTGMDLKKFF, from the coding sequence ATGTTAATCAAACGTAATCCGAACGGTATCGATCTTCCCTTCGGCTCCGAAATCACTCCACGCGCGATGTTCGAATCGCGTCGCCACTTCATCAAGCAGCTTGCCGTTGGTTCCATTGCCGGAGGCGCACTGGCCGAGATGGCCATGCGCGAAGCCTTCGCCCAATCGGGCGGTACACAAAAACTCGCCGCCAGGCCGAATCCCGGCTTTGTCGTGATGGACAAGCCAACTGCTTTCAAGGACGCGACGACCTACAATAATTTCTATGAGTTCGGCACCGACAAGACCGACCCCGCGCAAAATGCCGGCAGCCTCAAGCCGCGCCCATGGACCGTCGCAATCGAAGGCGAAGTCAAGAAGCCCATGACTGTCGACCTGGACGGCTTGCTGAAACTGGCGCCGCTGGAAGAACGTATCTATCGCTTGCGCTGTGTCGAAGGCTGGTCGATGGTGATTCCCTGGATCGGTTATTCGCTGTCCGAGCTGATCAAGAAAGTGGAACCGACCGGCAACGCCAAGTACGTGGAATTCATTACGCTGGCCGACAAGAAGCAGATGCCGGGTTTGCGCAGCCCCGTGCTGGAGTGGCCCTACGTCGAAGGCTTGCGGCTGGATGAAGCGAACCATCCGTTGACGCTGCTGACGCTGGGCATGTATGGCGAAGTGCTGCCGAACCAGAATGGCGCGCCGGTGCGTATCGTCGTGCCCTGGAAATACGGTTTCAAATCTGCCAAGTCGCTCGTCAAGATCCGCTTTACGAAGGATCAGCCGCGCACCGCCTGGAACATTTCGGCGCCGCAGGAGTACGGCTTCTTTTCCAATGTGAATCCGGAAGTTGATCATCCGCGTTGGTCGCAAGCGACCGAGCGGCGTATTGGCGAAGACGGTTTCTTCTCAAGAAAACGCAAGACGCTGATGTTCAACGGTTATAGCGATGTTGCATCGCTCTATACCGGCATGGATTTGAAAAAATTCTTCTAA
- the ccsB gene encoding c-type cytochrome biogenesis protein CcsB, whose product MDLTQTHIYTPPPGFFRRLSVIDWLYGALLLAGALFAFNRYSPYMDVYEKGILLLSAPTFAWLGWQWKPVRWLMAVLAILAFSAIALYGGALEAANSKFFLKYALSSQSAILWMSTLFFLSTLFYWGGLITKSDFGGSVGSKLCWAAVILGFTGMLVRWYESYLVGVDVGHIPVSNLYEVFILFCMITALFYLYYEEQYATRQLGAFVMLVISAAVGFLLWYTISREASEIQPLVPALQSWWMKIHVPANFIGYGTFSLAAMVSIAYLLKSKGIWVDRLPSLEVLDDVMYKAIAVGFAFFTIATILGALWAAEAWGGYWSWDPKETWALIVWLNYAAWLHMRLMKGLRGQVAAWWALVGLMVTTFAFLGVNMFLSGLHSYGAL is encoded by the coding sequence ATGGACCTGACACAAACACATATCTATACGCCGCCGCCCGGATTCTTCCGGCGCCTGAGCGTGATCGACTGGCTATACGGCGCGCTGCTTCTTGCCGGTGCCCTGTTTGCATTCAACCGCTACAGCCCTTACATGGATGTCTATGAAAAAGGCATTCTGTTGCTGTCGGCGCCAACGTTTGCATGGCTGGGCTGGCAATGGAAGCCGGTGCGCTGGCTGATGGCGGTGCTGGCGATCCTTGCCTTCTCCGCGATAGCGCTTTACGGTGGTGCGCTGGAAGCGGCAAACAGCAAATTTTTCCTGAAGTATGCCTTGTCCAGCCAATCCGCCATTCTATGGATGAGCACTCTATTCTTTTTGTCCACCCTGTTTTACTGGGGCGGGCTCATCACCAAGTCGGACTTTGGCGGTTCGGTCGGCAGCAAGCTGTGCTGGGCTGCGGTGATCCTGGGATTTACCGGCATGCTGGTACGCTGGTACGAGTCTTACCTGGTTGGCGTCGACGTCGGCCATATCCCGGTCTCCAATCTGTACGAAGTCTTTATCCTGTTTTGCATGATCACGGCGCTGTTCTATCTGTACTATGAAGAGCAGTACGCGACGCGCCAGCTCGGCGCCTTCGTGATGCTGGTCATTTCGGCGGCGGTCGGCTTCCTGCTCTGGTACACCATCAGCCGCGAAGCGTCGGAAATCCAGCCGCTGGTTCCCGCGCTGCAAAGCTGGTGGATGAAAATCCACGTGCCGGCCAATTTCATCGGCTATGGCACGTTTTCCCTCGCTGCGATGGTATCGATCGCTTATCTGTTGAAATCCAAGGGTATCTGGGTCGACCGGCTGCCATCGCTGGAAGTGCTCGACGATGTCATGTACAAGGCGATTGCGGTTGGCTTTGCCTTTTTCACGATTGCGACCATCCTCGGCGCGCTATGGGCGGCGGAAGCCTGGGGTGGATACTGGTCCTGGGATCCGAAAGAAACCTGGGCACTGATCGTATGGCTGAATTATGCGGCATGGCTGCATATGCGCTTGATGAAAGGCTTGCGCGGTCAGGTGGCCGCATGGTGGGCGCTGGTCGGCTTGATGGTCACCACGTTTGCGTTCCTTGGCGTCAATATGTTCCTTTCCGGCCTGCATTCATACGGCGCGCTGTAA
- a CDS encoding cytochrome c biogenesis protein ResB: MSVTTSGLQLHTKRRWLSDVVELVSSMRFAISLLTLIAVASIIGTVLKQNEPMPNYVNQFGPFWFEVFGKLGLYAVYSAWWFLLIMAFLVLSTSLCIVRNAPKMIRDMRSWRENVREQSLRNFHHKAEWTSATPLAGFAQQLVQRIAGGGYKVKVVDKDGGVLIAAKQGAANKWGYIFAHSAIVIICVGGLLDSDLPIRFQQWFAGKTPFGGSGVIAEIPAQHRLGIGNPTFRGNTFIPEGGTTNTAILPQQSGILVQELPFSIQLKKFIVEHYSTGMPKLFASEVVVRDAATGKSFEATIKVNEPLIYKGIAVYQSSFDDGGSRLNLSGYPMNGGLNQPFSLSGEVGSSTPLGNDKGAELTVEWTGFRPFNVENMAQSGQDVRAVDAKKSFNEKFSAGLDKQLGSAAKDPNNKDLKNVGPSVQYKLRDKNGQAREYHNYMQPVQVDGSYVFLTGMRETPSEPFRYLRIPADDEDTVQEWMRIRAAVFNPALREEAAKRYAQHAMPDSKENAAALRDQLQRSALRGLEIFAGEGKESGFVAVSKFLERVPEADQEKAAEIFMKILNGSMWELWQAARAKEGLKDATADDKHARFLQLATNAISDASFYGAPMYLQLREFEEIKASVLQVTRSPGKNVVYLGCLLLTIGVFSMFYIRERRLWVWLKPEGQGGTHALMALSSQRKTLDFEKEFEILKAQLTQASPQPPKVVN; the protein is encoded by the coding sequence ATGAGCGTCACCACTTCCGGATTGCAACTCCACACCAAGCGCCGCTGGCTCAGCGATGTGGTCGAACTGGTATCGTCAATGCGGTTTGCGATCAGCCTGCTGACGCTGATTGCGGTCGCATCGATCATCGGCACCGTGCTGAAGCAGAATGAGCCGATGCCCAACTACGTCAATCAGTTCGGTCCATTCTGGTTCGAAGTATTCGGCAAACTCGGCCTCTATGCGGTTTACTCCGCCTGGTGGTTCTTGTTGATCATGGCATTCCTGGTGCTATCGACGTCGCTGTGCATTGTGCGCAATGCGCCGAAGATGATCAGAGATATGCGCAGCTGGCGTGAAAATGTGCGTGAGCAATCACTACGCAATTTTCATCACAAGGCCGAATGGACCAGTGCGACTCCGTTGGCCGGTTTTGCCCAGCAACTGGTACAGCGCATCGCTGGCGGCGGATACAAGGTCAAGGTGGTGGACAAGGATGGCGGCGTGCTGATCGCTGCCAAGCAGGGTGCCGCCAACAAATGGGGATATATCTTTGCCCATAGCGCGATCGTGATCATTTGCGTTGGCGGCTTGCTCGATTCCGACTTGCCTATCCGCTTCCAGCAATGGTTCGCCGGAAAGACGCCGTTTGGAGGCAGCGGCGTGATTGCCGAGATTCCTGCTCAGCATCGCCTCGGCATCGGTAATCCCACCTTCCGTGGCAATACCTTCATTCCTGAAGGCGGCACCACCAATACTGCGATTCTGCCGCAGCAAAGCGGCATCCTGGTGCAGGAACTGCCGTTTTCGATTCAGCTGAAGAAGTTTATTGTCGAGCATTATTCGACCGGCATGCCGAAGCTGTTTGCCAGTGAGGTGGTAGTGCGCGATGCGGCTACCGGCAAAAGTTTCGAAGCAACGATCAAGGTCAATGAACCGTTGATTTATAAGGGAATTGCCGTCTATCAATCCAGTTTCGATGATGGCGGCAGCCGGCTCAATTTGAGCGGCTACCCAATGAACGGGGGATTGAACCAGCCGTTTTCCTTATCCGGGGAAGTAGGCAGTTCCACGCCACTTGGCAACGACAAAGGTGCTGAACTCACTGTGGAGTGGACCGGCTTTCGTCCTTTCAACGTTGAAAACATGGCGCAGAGCGGACAAGACGTACGGGCGGTTGATGCGAAGAAAAGCTTCAATGAAAAATTCTCGGCAGGTCTCGACAAGCAACTCGGTTCGGCGGCAAAGGATCCCAATAACAAGGATCTGAAGAATGTCGGGCCGAGCGTTCAATACAAGCTGCGTGACAAGAACGGCCAAGCGCGGGAATACCATAACTATATGCAACCGGTGCAGGTTGATGGCAGCTATGTATTTCTGACCGGCATGCGCGAAACCCCGAGCGAGCCATTCCGTTACCTGCGCATTCCGGCCGACGATGAAGACACAGTGCAAGAGTGGATGCGCATACGCGCCGCGGTATTCAACCCCGCGCTGCGGGAAGAAGCGGCGAAGCGCTATGCGCAGCATGCAATGCCTGATTCGAAAGAAAATGCCGCAGCGCTGCGCGACCAACTGCAACGCTCGGCACTGCGCGGACTCGAAATCTTTGCCGGTGAAGGCAAGGAATCCGGCTTCGTTGCGGTGTCCAAGTTTCTTGAGCGTGTGCCGGAAGCGGACCAGGAAAAGGCAGCCGAGATTTTCATGAAAATCCTGAATGGCAGCATGTGGGAATTATGGCAAGCCGCGCGTGCCAAGGAAGGATTGAAGGATGCAACTGCCGATGACAAGCATGCGCGTTTCCTGCAATTGGCGACGAATGCGATTTCCGACGCATCGTTTTATGGTGCGCCGATGTACCTGCAATTGCGGGAATTCGAAGAGATCAAGGCATCGGTCCTGCAGGTCACGCGTTCCCCTGGCAAGAATGTGGTCTATCTTGGCTGCCTGCTGCTGACCATTGGCGTGTTTTCCATGTTCTATATCCGCGAGCGCAGATTGTGGGTATGGCTGAAGCCGGAGGGCCAGGGCGGAACGCATGCCTTGATGGCCTTGAGTTCGCAACGTAAAACGCTGGACTTTGAAAAAGAGTTTGAAATCCTGAAAGCACAGCTGACACAGGCAAGTCCGCAGCCGCCGAAGGTAGTAAACTGA
- a CDS encoding c-type cytochrome has protein sequence MNRAFFPFMKSLFVAVLAVSSVAFAAEEKKAPKADPVKGEAIYTSGDAARNITACVACHGAAGNSTIAQNPKLAGQHAEYLAKQLADFKTPQRNNPVMTPLSKALSDEDMKNIAAYLDKQQQKPGAARNKDTVELGKKIYRAGIAEKNVPACAACHGPNGSGIPAQFARLGGQHQDYTAAQLIGFRGGARKNSAQMTTIAKRMSDDEIQAVSDYIAGLK, from the coding sequence ATGAACCGTGCGTTTTTCCCGTTTATGAAGTCCTTGTTTGTTGCGGTGCTGGCAGTTTCTTCCGTGGCATTTGCCGCGGAAGAGAAAAAGGCGCCCAAGGCCGATCCTGTCAAGGGTGAAGCCATTTATACAAGCGGCGATGCCGCCCGGAACATCACTGCTTGCGTGGCGTGCCACGGCGCCGCCGGCAATTCCACGATTGCGCAAAACCCGAAGCTGGCCGGCCAGCATGCGGAATACCTTGCCAAACAACTCGCCGATTTCAAGACCCCGCAACGCAATAATCCGGTCATGACGCCGCTCTCCAAGGCGCTGAGCGACGAAGACATGAAGAACATCGCTGCCTACCTCGACAAGCAGCAGCAAAAGCCTGGCGCCGCCCGCAACAAGGATACGGTCGAACTCGGCAAGAAAATCTACCGCGCCGGCATCGCTGAAAAGAATGTCCCTGCCTGTGCAGCTTGCCATGGCCCGAACGGTTCCGGCATTCCCGCCCAGTTTGCGCGTCTCGGCGGCCAGCATCAAGATTACACCGCTGCCCAGCTGATCGGCTTCCGTGGCGGCGCGCGCAAGAACAGCGCTCAAATGACCACGATTGCCAAACGTATGTCCGACGATGAAATTCAAGCTGTGTCAGACTATATCGCCGGTCTGAAGTAA
- the yihA gene encoding ribosome biogenesis GTP-binding protein YihA/YsxC, which yields MSLLWQARFFTTVNHLRDLPKTQVPEIAFAGRSNAGKSTAINILCNQKKLAFASKTPGRTQHINYFSIGGAHVGQHRKDPTKVDEIRALLVDLPGYGYAEVSGDAKLHWQELLGDYVQRREQLAALVLIMDSRRPFTDLDIQMLEWFAPTGKPIHCLLTKADKLNRNEAANALRQARTVLSSYVDEEGKPFPFTAQMFSALKRTGLDEANDKIIDLLGLVEETEIPEDEDREP from the coding sequence ATGTCACTACTTTGGCAAGCCCGTTTCTTCACCACGGTGAACCATCTTCGCGATTTGCCAAAAACGCAAGTTCCCGAAATCGCGTTTGCCGGCCGTTCCAATGCGGGCAAATCCACGGCCATCAATATCCTGTGCAATCAAAAGAAGCTGGCGTTTGCTTCCAAGACACCAGGCCGTACGCAACACATTAACTATTTTTCGATCGGCGGCGCCCATGTCGGGCAACATCGCAAGGATCCGACCAAGGTCGATGAAATCCGCGCACTGCTGGTCGATTTGCCCGGCTACGGCTATGCGGAGGTATCGGGCGACGCCAAACTGCATTGGCAGGAATTACTTGGGGATTATGTTCAGCGTCGTGAGCAATTGGCCGCGCTGGTATTGATCATGGATTCGCGCCGGCCATTTACCGACCTCGATATACAGATGCTCGAATGGTTCGCGCCAACCGGCAAGCCTATCCATTGTCTGCTCACGAAAGCGGACAAACTTAACCGCAACGAAGCCGCCAATGCCTTGCGCCAGGCCCGTACCGTACTTAGCAGCTATGTCGACGAGGAAGGCAAGCCTTTCCCATTTACGGCACAGATGTTTTCCGCTCTCAAGCGGACGGGGCTCGACGAAGCGAACGACAAGATCATTGACTTGCTGGGGCTTGTTGAAGAGACGGAAATCCCTGAAGACGAAGACCGGGAACCATGA